From the genome of Pukyongia salina, one region includes:
- a CDS encoding AMP-dependent synthetase/ligase translates to MTEVKRLFDFPYYQLENFPLEASLVSKKDGEWIKTSTQEYLDKANAVSRGLIKLGVNPNDKVAIISMTNRTEWNICDIGILQTGAQDVPIYPTISEDEYEYVLNHSECVYCFVSCTEVLQKVEKIKHKVPSLRGVYCFDELRDCPHYSEVIKLGNENPELQQEVEDRKSKIGENDLATLIYTSGTTGKPKGVMLSHKNIASNAIYSAERLPIDLGQTKSLSFLPVCHIYERMLLYMYQYCGVSIHYAESLDTISDNLKEIKPEVMTAVPRLLEKVYDKIYAKGTELSGIKKKLFFWAVSVGLQYEPYGQNGWWYETKLKLARKLIFSKWQEALGGNLKAIASGSAALQPRLARVFNAAGIPVMEGYGLTETSPVVSVNDMRNGGFKIGTVGRPIKETEVKIAQDGEILIKGPQVMQGYYKDPNLTAEVLKDGYFYTGDIGEVDADGFLKITDRKKEMFKTSGGKYVAPQIIENAFKQSRFIEQVMVVGEGEKMPAAIIQPNFEFIHDWNERKNKGLPEDPELLVKNEDLIKRIQKEVDHYNERFGKWERVKKFELTPDVWSIEAGHLTPTMKMKRKAIKQKYIDLYNRIYERES, encoded by the coding sequence ATGACCGAAGTAAAAAGACTCTTCGACTTCCCATACTACCAGTTAGAAAATTTTCCATTAGAGGCTTCTCTTGTAAGCAAAAAAGACGGAGAATGGATAAAAACCTCAACACAGGAATACCTCGATAAGGCCAATGCCGTGAGCAGGGGTTTGATAAAATTGGGTGTAAATCCTAATGATAAAGTTGCCATCATATCGATGACCAACCGCACCGAGTGGAACATATGTGATATTGGGATATTGCAAACCGGTGCGCAGGATGTACCCATCTACCCCACCATTTCAGAAGATGAATACGAATATGTGCTAAATCACAGCGAATGTGTTTACTGTTTTGTATCCTGTACCGAAGTTCTCCAAAAGGTGGAAAAAATAAAGCATAAAGTTCCCAGTCTGAGAGGGGTTTACTGCTTTGATGAATTGAGAGATTGCCCGCACTACAGTGAGGTGATCAAACTTGGAAATGAGAATCCCGAACTGCAACAGGAAGTAGAAGATCGAAAATCGAAGATTGGAGAGAACGATCTGGCTACCCTTATCTATACTTCGGGAACTACCGGTAAGCCTAAAGGGGTTATGTTAAGCCACAAAAATATCGCAAGTAATGCAATTTACAGTGCCGAACGCCTGCCTATCGACCTCGGTCAGACCAAATCACTAAGCTTTCTTCCCGTATGCCATATTTACGAAAGGATGCTTCTTTATATGTACCAATATTGTGGAGTGAGTATTCACTATGCAGAATCTCTGGATACAATTAGCGATAACCTGAAGGAAATAAAGCCAGAGGTTATGACCGCAGTCCCCAGGTTACTGGAAAAGGTATATGATAAAATTTATGCAAAGGGCACAGAACTATCGGGGATAAAGAAAAAATTATTCTTTTGGGCAGTTTCTGTGGGCCTTCAATACGAGCCATATGGACAAAATGGCTGGTGGTATGAGACCAAATTAAAGCTGGCCAGGAAATTAATCTTCTCGAAATGGCAGGAAGCTCTGGGAGGCAATCTAAAAGCGATCGCTTCGGGAAGTGCTGCCTTACAACCTCGACTGGCAAGGGTTTTCAATGCTGCAGGAATCCCGGTTATGGAAGGCTACGGTCTAACAGAGACCTCTCCCGTGGTTAGTGTGAACGACATGCGCAATGGAGGTTTTAAGATTGGGACGGTTGGGCGACCCATAAAAGAGACCGAAGTTAAGATCGCCCAGGATGGAGAGATCTTAATAAAGGGCCCTCAGGTAATGCAAGGCTATTACAAAGACCCCAACCTTACTGCCGAAGTACTCAAAGATGGATATTTTTACACTGGAGATATCGGAGAGGTGGACGCCGATGGGTTTTTAAAGATCACAGATCGCAAGAAAGAAATGTTTAAAACCAGCGGCGGAAAATACGTGGCTCCACAGATCATTGAAAATGCATTCAAACAATCACGGTTTATCGAACAGGTAATGGTGGTAGGAGAAGGAGAAAAAATGCCGGCTGCGATCATCCAGCCAAATTTCGAATTTATCCACGATTGGAACGAAAGAAAAAATAAAGGCCTGCCCGAAGATCCGGAGTTGTTGGTGAAGAATGAAGATCTTATTAAAAGAATTCAGAAAGAAGTAGATCACTACAACGAACGCTTTGGAAAATGGGAAAGGGTAAAGAAATTCGAGTTAACCCCGGATGTGTGGAGTATAGAGGCTGGTCACCTTACCCCTACTATGAAAATGAAGCGTAAGGCCATCAAGCAGAAGTACATAGATCTTTACAATAGGATCTACGAGCGGGAATCCTAG
- a CDS encoding response regulator transcription factor — MLLVSASVWAQTNTPAKAEIRGKILLDSIWNPVVYLSHIPTFYDMFTMSNSMIIAESPLDEEGNFHFSTSFLPEKDNLYRLHISKKGAPAASLIIGGKDENHLYFIANNRSDIFISNTSTAIPVSTFKVEGYRPNDDLRSINEIVASGDNLETPSVSKDFLSRTINEKLRIMADTSSHPIVSLYALHQSNFEATYLENQVFIENYLKKWEDEESTYFQSIRTRFMQEKRSNLYIYIIIGIVFFMMGIVIQQYIFRRRKRNRTQLQTLSIQERKIFQLIQAGRSNKEISEEYNIGLSTVKSHVSNIYTKLNIKSRKEAIDF, encoded by the coding sequence ATGCTATTGGTTTCTGCCAGTGTATGGGCTCAGACAAATACGCCTGCAAAGGCCGAAATAAGAGGAAAAATACTACTGGATTCCATTTGGAATCCGGTGGTATATCTTTCGCATATTCCTACTTTTTACGATATGTTTACCATGTCTAATAGCATGATCATAGCCGAAAGTCCGCTCGACGAAGAAGGTAATTTTCATTTTTCAACAAGCTTCCTTCCTGAAAAAGACAATCTATACCGGCTACATATATCTAAAAAAGGAGCGCCGGCTGCATCTTTGATCATTGGTGGAAAAGATGAGAATCATCTATACTTCATCGCAAATAATAGGTCTGATATCTTTATTAGCAATACATCCACTGCCATTCCGGTAAGTACATTTAAAGTTGAAGGCTACCGTCCAAATGATGATCTGCGTTCCATAAATGAAATAGTGGCGTCTGGGGATAATCTTGAAACCCCTTCGGTATCTAAAGATTTCTTATCGAGGACCATCAATGAAAAACTAAGGATCATGGCAGATACAAGCTCCCACCCTATAGTTTCACTTTACGCCCTACATCAAAGTAATTTTGAAGCCACCTACCTCGAAAACCAGGTATTTATAGAGAATTATCTGAAAAAATGGGAAGATGAAGAATCCACTTATTTCCAGTCTATAAGAACGAGGTTCATGCAGGAAAAGAGATCGAATCTTTACATCTACATTATTATAGGTATAGTGTTCTTTATGATGGGAATTGTTATTCAGCAATATATTTTCCGAAGACGAAAGCGAAACCGAACTCAATTACAAACACTTAGTATACAGGAGCGAAAGATCTTTCAATTGATCCAGGCCGGGAGATCCAATAAAGAGATCTCCGAAGAGTACAATATAGGTCTAAGCACGGTTAAAAGTCATGTTAGCAACATCTACACCAAGCTAAATATAAAATCCAGAAAGGAAGCCATCGACTTTTAA
- a CDS encoding MarR family winged helix-turn-helix transcriptional regulator gives MKEKTIDYMLRATWMAVTKMYNEEAGKKDSTMATGFALISIDPEEGTPSTALGPKMGMEATSLSRTLKNMEEKGLIERRPNPLDGRSVLIHLTDFGREMREYSKGVVLQFDEAVKAAISEEDLQTFKRVANTILDLVSSKKIYSTEKI, from the coding sequence TTGAAAGAAAAGACCATAGATTACATGCTTCGAGCCACTTGGATGGCTGTGACCAAAATGTATAATGAGGAAGCAGGAAAAAAGGATAGTACCATGGCTACGGGCTTCGCTTTAATTAGTATTGATCCTGAAGAAGGGACTCCTTCCACAGCCCTTGGCCCCAAGATGGGGATGGAGGCTACCAGTCTTTCCCGTACCCTTAAGAATATGGAGGAAAAAGGCCTTATTGAACGCAGACCAAATCCTTTGGATGGTCGCAGCGTACTTATTCACCTTACCGATTTTGGCAGGGAGATGCGCGAATATTCTAAAGGGGTTGTGCTTCAATTCGATGAAGCGGTTAAAGCAGCTATTTCTGAAGAAGATCTTCAAACTTTTAAACGTGTGGCCAACACCATTCTTGATCTGGTCAGCTCGAAAAAAATATACAGTACAGAAAAAATTTAA
- a CDS encoding 3-hydroxyacyl-CoA dehydrogenase/enoyl-CoA hydratase family protein: MSKRRIEKVAVIGSGIMGSGIACHFANIGVQVLLLDIVPRELNDAEKAKGLSLEDKVVRNRLVNNALTAAIKSRPAPLYHKDFAKRITTGNLEDDIAKVKDVDWIIEVVVERLDIKQQVFENLEKHRTPGTLITSNTSGIPIKFMNEGRSEDFRQHFCGTHFFNPPRYLKLFEIIPGPDTKQEVLDFLNGYGEKFLGKTSVVAKDTPAFIGNRIGIYGIQSLFHLVTEMGLTIEEVDKLTGPVIGRPKSATFRTVDVVGLDTLVHVANGIYENCPEDEEHELFKLPAFIDTMMENKWLGSKTGQGFYKKIKNEDGSSEIVSLDLDSMEYRKKKRASFATLEMTKSVDKVIDRFKVLVNGKDKAGEFYRKNFGSMFAYVSKRIPEITDELYKIDDAMKAGFGWEHGPFEIWDAIGLSEGIKLINDLGKEPAAWVTDMKDAGVESFYTVKDGATYFYDIPKKTHEKVPGQDAFIILDNIRKSNEVFKNSGVVIEDLGDGILNVEFQSKMNSIGGDVLAGVNKAIDLAEKEYDGLVVGNQGANFSVGANIGMIFMMAVEQEYDELNMAVKYFQDTCMRLRYSSIPVVVAPHGMTLGGGCEMTLHADRVVAAAETYIGLVEFGVGVIPGGGGSKEMALRASDTFEKNDVELNRLQEYFLTIGMAKVATSAYEAYDTGILQHGKDIVVVNKDRQIATAKAVARMMADQGYTKPIQRTDVRVLGKQALGMFLVGTDSMEAGHYISEHDKKIANKLAYVMAGGDLSEPSYVSEQYLLDLEREAFMSLTTERKTLERLEHMIKKGKPLRN, from the coding sequence ATGTCAAAAAGAAGAATAGAAAAAGTTGCGGTAATAGGATCCGGGATCATGGGTAGCGGTATTGCCTGTCATTTTGCCAATATAGGCGTGCAGGTATTGTTGCTGGATATTGTTCCCCGGGAACTTAACGATGCCGAAAAAGCAAAAGGCCTGAGTCTGGAAGACAAGGTTGTTCGTAACAGATTGGTTAATAATGCACTCACTGCGGCGATAAAAAGCAGGCCTGCCCCACTTTATCACAAGGATTTTGCAAAACGCATCACTACTGGTAACCTTGAAGATGATATAGCAAAAGTGAAAGATGTGGACTGGATCATCGAAGTGGTGGTAGAACGCCTGGATATTAAACAACAGGTATTCGAAAACCTTGAAAAACACAGAACACCCGGTACACTTATTACCTCAAATACCTCGGGTATCCCTATTAAATTCATGAATGAAGGAAGAAGTGAGGATTTCAGACAGCATTTCTGCGGAACTCACTTTTTTAACCCCCCTCGATATCTTAAACTCTTTGAGATCATCCCGGGGCCGGATACCAAACAAGAGGTATTAGATTTTCTGAATGGCTATGGAGAAAAGTTCCTTGGGAAAACCTCGGTGGTGGCGAAAGACACCCCTGCATTCATTGGGAATCGCATTGGGATATATGGTATTCAAAGCTTGTTTCACCTGGTTACAGAAATGGGACTCACCATTGAAGAGGTCGATAAACTAACCGGACCAGTTATAGGTAGGCCAAAAAGTGCCACTTTCCGCACCGTTGATGTAGTAGGACTTGATACCCTTGTACACGTTGCTAACGGTATTTATGAGAACTGTCCGGAAGATGAGGAACACGAATTATTTAAGCTTCCTGCCTTTATCGATACTATGATGGAGAACAAATGGCTGGGTAGTAAAACCGGTCAGGGCTTCTATAAAAAGATAAAGAACGAGGACGGCTCCAGTGAAATCGTATCGCTGGATCTCGATAGCATGGAATATCGTAAAAAGAAACGCGCCTCTTTTGCCACCCTTGAAATGACCAAATCTGTGGATAAGGTGATAGACCGTTTTAAGGTGCTGGTAAATGGAAAGGATAAAGCCGGAGAATTTTATCGAAAGAATTTTGGATCGATGTTCGCCTACGTTTCTAAGCGTATTCCCGAAATAACCGACGAACTTTATAAGATCGACGATGCCATGAAAGCTGGTTTTGGGTGGGAACATGGCCCCTTCGAGATATGGGATGCCATAGGACTTTCGGAAGGAATAAAACTAATAAACGACCTTGGTAAAGAACCGGCGGCCTGGGTAACCGATATGAAAGATGCCGGAGTGGAATCTTTCTACACAGTAAAAGATGGTGCTACCTATTTTTATGATATTCCGAAGAAAACTCATGAAAAAGTCCCGGGACAGGATGCCTTTATAATTTTAGATAATATCCGTAAAAGCAACGAGGTCTTTAAAAATAGCGGGGTAGTGATTGAAGACCTGGGTGACGGGATCCTGAATGTAGAATTTCAAAGCAAAATGAATTCTATTGGTGGAGATGTGCTGGCAGGAGTTAATAAGGCCATTGATCTGGCTGAAAAGGAATACGACGGACTTGTTGTTGGAAACCAGGGAGCCAATTTCTCTGTAGGAGCCAATATTGGTATGATCTTCATGATGGCTGTGGAACAGGAATATGACGAATTGAACATGGCTGTAAAATACTTTCAGGACACCTGTATGAGATTGCGTTATTCTTCAATTCCCGTTGTGGTTGCCCCACATGGGATGACCCTGGGAGGTGGTTGCGAAATGACATTACACGCAGATCGCGTGGTTGCTGCTGCCGAAACTTATATCGGGCTGGTAGAATTTGGCGTAGGAGTGATCCCCGGAGGTGGAGGAAGTAAAGAAATGGCGCTTAGGGCAAGTGATACTTTCGAGAAAAACGACGTAGAGCTGAATAGGCTACAGGAGTATTTCCTAACCATAGGGATGGCAAAAGTCGCGACATCTGCTTACGAGGCCTACGATACCGGAATTCTGCAACACGGTAAAGATATAGTGGTGGTGAACAAAGACAGGCAGATCGCAACGGCTAAAGCTGTAGCGCGTATGATGGCAGACCAGGGCTATACCAAACCTATCCAAAGAACCGATGTACGAGTGCTTGGCAAGCAGGCCCTGGGGATGTTCCTTGTAGGTACAGATTCTATGGAAGCGGGACATTATATTAGTGAACACGATAAAAAGATAGCGAATAAACTGGCCTATGTTATGGCTGGCGGCGACCTGAGTGAACCAAGCTATGTAAGTGAACAGTATCTATTGGATCTGGAAAGAGAAGCGTTTATGAGTCTTACTACCGAACGTAAAACCCTGGAACGACTGGAGCATATGATCAAAAAAGGGAAACCCCTTAGAAATTAA
- a CDS encoding acetyl-CoA C-acyltransferase: MKTAYIVKAYRTAVGKAPRGLFRFKRPDELAAETIEHLISEVPQLEKTRIDDVMVGNAMPEAEQGLNMARLISLMGLKIEDVPGVTVNRYCASGIETIAMATAKIQSGMANCIIAGGSESMSYIPMGGYKPTPDYEVAKAGNEDYYWGMGLTAEAVANQFNVSREDQDEFAYNSHQKALKAQAEDRFKEQIVPIEVEHTFVNSEGKKETKTYTVAKDEGPRADTSMEVLSKLRPVFAANGSVTAGNSSQMSDGAAFVLVMSEEMVKELNLEPIARMVNFAAAGVEPRIMGIGPVKAIPKALKQAGMKQEDIELIELNEAFASQSLAVIRELGLNPDIVNVNGGAIALGHPLGCTGAKLSVQLFDEMRKRDMKGKYGMVTMCVGTGQGAAGIYEFLN, encoded by the coding sequence ATGAAAACAGCATATATAGTTAAAGCATACAGAACGGCAGTGGGGAAGGCACCGCGCGGATTGTTCCGTTTCAAGCGCCCTGATGAACTGGCCGCCGAAACCATTGAACATCTTATTAGTGAAGTACCTCAACTGGAGAAAACCCGAATAGACGATGTGATGGTAGGCAATGCCATGCCGGAGGCCGAGCAAGGGTTGAACATGGCAAGGCTGATCTCCCTGATGGGTCTTAAAATTGAAGACGTACCCGGAGTAACGGTTAACAGATATTGTGCCTCAGGAATTGAGACCATCGCTATGGCGACAGCTAAGATCCAAAGCGGAATGGCCAATTGTATCATTGCCGGTGGCTCCGAAAGTATGAGTTATATCCCCATGGGAGGCTACAAACCTACCCCAGACTACGAGGTGGCTAAGGCTGGTAATGAAGACTACTATTGGGGAATGGGCCTAACGGCCGAAGCAGTTGCCAACCAGTTTAATGTTTCCCGTGAGGACCAGGACGAATTTGCCTATAATTCGCATCAGAAAGCGCTAAAAGCGCAGGCCGAGGATCGCTTTAAAGAGCAGATCGTTCCAATAGAAGTTGAGCATACTTTTGTGAATTCAGAAGGAAAAAAAGAAACCAAAACATATACCGTAGCAAAAGATGAAGGGCCAAGGGCCGATACTTCTATGGAGGTACTGTCGAAATTACGCCCGGTCTTTGCAGCCAACGGGAGTGTAACGGCGGGGAATTCGTCACAGATGAGTGATGGGGCCGCCTTTGTACTTGTAATGAGTGAAGAAATGGTGAAGGAATTAAATCTTGAACCCATTGCAAGAATGGTAAATTTTGCAGCTGCCGGAGTAGAACCACGAATTATGGGTATTGGTCCGGTAAAAGCTATTCCAAAAGCCTTAAAACAGGCAGGGATGAAACAAGAAGATATCGAACTAATTGAGTTAAACGAAGCTTTTGCTTCTCAGTCCCTGGCAGTTATTAGAGAATTAGGTTTAAATCCGGACATCGTAAATGTAAATGGTGGTGCGATCGCACTTGGTCATCCGTTGGGTTGTACCGGGGCTAAATTGTCGGTACAACTATTCGATGAAATGCGCAAGCGCGATATGAAAGGAAAATACGGCATGGTGACCATGTGTGTAGGAACCGGACAAGGTGCCGCAGGTATCTATGAGTTTTTAAATTAA